Within Phycodurus eques isolate BA_2022a chromosome 18, UOR_Pequ_1.1, whole genome shotgun sequence, the genomic segment TTTTGTCTACAcctgttaaacagcacaataggctcaccaggcagaaaTACAGAAACACGAACAAGGCAACTctacaatggatataaaaagtctacacacccctgttcaaatcccaggtttttatgatttaacaaaaatgacaccaagataaatcatttaaacttTTTCAACAActcaagtgattttttttttccttttcgagaggggaagtaaaaataaactgaaataaagtGGTTGCATAAGTTTGCATACTCTCTTATAACTGGGTGTGACTGTGTTCGGTTAACCAGTCacgttcaaactcatgttaaatctgaatccacacacacctgccaccatttaacgtgccaaaaatagaacaaaatatgcacagacagaaacattatttgcttcacTGACTGAAATTATTGAATGAAAAAGCTGCTTTCTTGAAAAAGTATCAGCTTTTTAATTGCTACGTTTTATGGTACTTACAGTATGACCgtagttggtgtgtgtgtgcgtgcgcgtgtatgtgtatgtgtatgtgtgtgtgtgtgtgtgtgagaaagagacTGCAGCATATACCCCAAAGGATGCACATTTGACAGTTATGACCATAAAACAGGGCTAACGTTTGCAAATGCAgagccaaaataaaaataataaacatctacaacaggggtgtcaaagttatttttgtcacgggccacatcgtagttatgacttccctcggagggccgttatgactatGAACCCGTATGAAGGAATTATCACCTCATATCATtagatatacacaacaaattgatgaacaaCTAGTTGTGAAATCAGAAGCTTCTCAAAACATGTTGcgggattggaaaaaaaaatgcttgcaatatctcaacatcaTTTCATTGGAACACTTTTAGcagttttgatttgctttcgcgggccacataaaatgagatggcgggccggttctggcccccgggccatcaGTTTGAGACCATGATCTACAACTTAACGCACCATGTTttttcaagttagaagtggCCTGAAATTTCGGATGAGAAAGATGTTGTGTTTTTTCGTAATCTGGAATGTACATCTAAAATGACTGAGGTAAAAGGTATTGTGCCTCGGCGCTGTAGCGTCCATTTTCTTTCTGCCATTCTTCACGGAAATAAGTCCCAAATTAATGTCCCATGAATTTCTTGTCTGGGTGTGTAGCTCTCAACATGACCAGCGCCTCCAGTTTCCAGATGCTGCGGGGAGCCGTCATCATCTTCACGGGTCTACTTTCTGTGGCGTTTCTCGGGCGCCGGCTGTTGACCAGCCAGTGGATCGGAATCCTCATCACCATCCTGGGCCTGGTGATAGTGGGCCTCGCAGACTTTGTCAGCGGACACCATGATGATTCCCACAAACTCAGTGACGTCATCACCGGTGAGGAGTTATTGTTCATTCCAATccattactttaaaaatgtgctaactgtggtgatTGTATGTTCAAACTAGCGGTGGGCATGATACATTGTTACACTGTTTAGCAGCAGTGTAAATCTGGTTTTCGTCACAGGGCACATCAAAGTTATGGTAACCCTCAGGTGGCAGTGTCACGGCGAagccacatactgtaaatgtatactCTCTAGCAGTGTAACAGTATACCAAAAATACCAGTTTGGTATTTACCATGGGTTGAAGTGAACAGTTTGGTTCATATTGGGtacaataaaaggaaaaaaatgcaaaaaaaaaaaaaaaaaccctctatTTTTTGGTGTAGAAAGAAAaagatttaatgacattttaaatgaaacatcaacaccttaaatgttttctttttaagaaagtgcaacattaatagattgtcttctttttaggaaatgaacaaTGCCGACCAGTGCAACAGTTAACAGTTTTGACAGCGTGAAATATGCTGTGGAAAGCATTaatagtgtatttttttgtattgctttAGCTTTATCTGAAAAACCCACAAGTTGTTTAAATGTTGCTTCAAGTAGCATTTCTGCTGCgctagtttttttttacatatggcTAGCCATTTCATCTGCAAATCTGAAAATTTTAGATCACTGGTGGTGAGTAAAAATGCCATGTTCCCTCAACCTGGCAAAGTTTGAATTTGtaacaattaaaatgcagatatAATAAGTAATTGATGGTTAATTTGTTCGAAATTCCCCAATTTGAACCACAACTCCTCTGTTGAGTCGTTCAGGTGACCTTCTGATCATCATGGCTCAGGTCATCGTCGCGGTGCAGATGGTCCTAGAAGAAAAGTTTGTCTACAAACATGACGTCCATCCTCTGCGGGCCGTTGGAACTGAAGGTAGAGCAATATCGACTCTGAGAGTGTGTTTTACTCAATAGCTTCAATAGTAGATaacccaaaaaaaggaaagtcAATACTGCAGAATGCAAAGGGCAAAGCATCACATACATGTCATCAACAACAATCTGTGTTAAGAAACATCAGCACGACACAAATTTACACCTAAAATTCTAACAATCGTGTATTCATATTGTACAATTGCTAAAACATCAAAGGACAAACAACATTGACCAAGCTCAGGCACAATAAGATGACACTTTTGGTGTCTTTTAGGctcattgttttggttttaaagGTGCTCTGTAAACACAGAAAAGGGTACTAAATTCACTACAACAGTAAGATCACACGAGAGTGTGAAAAAATGGACGCAAAAGacacaaaacagaataaacAAATCACTGTCTGTTGACATTGCAATGCTGTCATTCCGCCtgtgattttttattattattattgcagcaCTGTGCTGTAAAGAATATGACATCACCAACTACTCGTCGACTGGACTTTGATCATATTaatgttgactttttaaaaataataatttaagttgcgcattttatgcttgcaattttttgttttgttttcaagtacatttacaatgtgtttaaaaagtgtgtgtgacAGTCATATGCTTTTAATATTGGTACTATGCAGTTGTGGGACAGAAAACCTCGTTGCCGGATGGCAGacgctgtcaaatgctgatggcctcatgGCTATACGAATTATacctgaaacaaaatagaaaaaagtgtgtAGTGTCTTTCAGGACACCCTATAAAATGGTATCTGTATCTTGAATTTCTGATCGCAGGTAAGGGTGGAACATGCCTCCCGTAAGGAATGGGGGTCTACTGTAGCCTGTTTTAgatgatatagaaaatggacggatggattatACACTATTTTCTGTGTCCAGGTTTCTTTGGCTTCTTCGTTCTGTCACTGCTGCTCATCCCCATGTATTTCATCCACGTGGGCGAATTCAGCGACAACCCTCGTCAGGTTCTGGAAGACGCACTGGACGCCTTCTGTCAAATCGGATTTCGCCCTCTCATCGTGTTGGCCCTGCTGGGCAACACGGTCAGCATCGCCTTCTTCAACTTCGCCGGCATCAGCGTCACTAAGGAGATCAGCGCGACGACCCGCATGGTGCTGGACAGCCTGCGTACGCTGGTCATCTGGGCGGTGAGCCTGGCGCTGGGTTGGGAGCAGTTCCACGGTCTGCAGGTGCTGGGCTTTTTGGTTCTCCTGGTGGGAACAGCACTCTACAATGGACTGCACCGCCCTGTGCTGGCCAGAATACCGTGCTGCGCCGGACTGGCGGCCGCGGAGGAGGAGAGCAGTCCAGTAGAAAGGGAGAGACTCCTGGGAGATGGCAGGGTGCAAACGCCTGACGAAAGCTAAATAAATCAACAGTACACTTTGCACAAACGCAACATCCTCAACTCAAAACACTGTacctttttatacattttttatcaAGAGGTGGACTTTTAGCATAGTAGTCTGTCTTATTTTCTTGTATGTCTTATAAAGAACATGGAAACCATTTCATAGATCATTAGGATGTTTTATGGATTATACTTTTGAGTCACTGCCTGGCTGTTTCCTAATCTTTTTATATGGTTTTTAtagtaattatatttttaagtaaatgttattttctagAATATTTTTTAGGAATCTGACTGGGCAGGGAGACGGTGCCAAAGTGTTGCCAGCCCCTTccccacaaaaaaagagagattacCACCTTAAGGCACTACAGCATGTTGTATTTCATCACCACGGCGTCAGTTGTGCTAAATATTGAATTGTTATTATTGAAACACGCATCTGAGCCTGGTGACCGcttaatgtgtgttttttcaagttAACTTGTGTCACCTGATGACTGACCTCCTACATCAAGTTGTATAAATCCTGCATCCACTTCACTTCAATTtgctgtaaatttaaaaaaaaaaaaaaaaaaaaaagggattgaaATTCAAAGGGAACTGCCATTAAATCACACTATTTGAATCATACCCTGGTGAAGAATTTGATGTACTTCAAAATCATAACGGACTTCACAAGGAAAAATAAGTGGCCAATTACTGCACTCCTGACAGCAGCAGCTGACACCTGCCTGGCCTGAGTCCGCACAACATCCTCCCCAGGGACCCTTGTAATGCTTTAACGGTGGCCAAAGGTTAAACCAAAGAATCCCTCGGGATTTGTacacatgaccctgaacaggatgaagGAAAATGTGTTAATTGGCCGCATGGACACAATGATTTATGTGCAATATATGATATACAAACTATATATACCGCAGACAAATTTCTTGCGGTTTATTTGggatatacttggcaaaataaagatgattctgattctatgtagttatttatatataataaatcaaaaagcatgttaatttcacttgtaaaaaaaaaaaatatttgtctgtattggtcaaaatgtcaacaattacaaGTGACTGTGGAAGAAAaagtttgaactagtttgtCATTTTGCTTCTGTCCATGTTAAAATCGTAATTAACAATGTCACAGTGGATTGCCGCTAGATGGCAATGTAACGTTAACAACATCAAGGCACTCTGCTTCCTCCTGAACCTTCTTAAATTGGTTGTGGGTGAAAACATGCTGTCCACATTTATCCAGGTCATAAAACAGAATGACCCCACAGCTTGAGGGAAGTCTGAAATGTACAATAATTCAAAGTTATTACACGTGGAACCAGTGCATGTCGTTTTATGTCCAATGTCATCACCAGTTCTAAATTAGGTGGAGCGAGTATAATCATAAGTAAATGCTATAACGTAGAATCAGTATAGTATCAGTATGTGAAGCAAATTGATGAGGGGATTTAGTTTATGGCCTGTTGGAACATAGTGTGCTGgattaaaatacatacaaaagtaaacaaactGAAGCTGCTGTAGGGACTTTGTGTAAACAGATTTCCAGTAGCTGTTTTGGGGACAAATTGTCCCTGTGAGACCTGTCTTCCCCTGAGACAGAGCCTCAGCACAAAATAAGTCTGTGAACGGCTAAAAAAGATGATAGATAACATGATGGATGTGAGGAGAAATCTTGCAGATATTTGTTGTTTCTCCAACGAGGATATTTCTTTCTTAAATAACAGTACATTTTGCAGGCTATTCAATCTTAATTGTTTAAGAACATTTCAAAACCGAAAGTTCCCAAAACGCTTGTATAAAGGAAAaatattgtgcttttttttctccccataaTTTCGAACAGTTCCCACATGTTTTTATAAGATATTCGTGATAAGCTTTTGGTCAAAATACCCAAAGGATCAAAAATGGACACTTTACACACCACATTCATCGTCttgctaaaattatttctaGCAAGTGAGCGACTGTATGCCCCGCCTCACGTACTGATGGGCCAATAGCAAGTCCAGCTTTCGCTACCAAGACAGACAGGGCGGGGCCTGAGCACTGCTATTAGTGTAGCTTCTACTAGCAAAGAGCATAGCGTATGAGGAAAAAAGTTAACGCTGACAACTTCACGACAATCAAGCATTTGTTGCTTGCGCTGGtacaaaaatctaaccaaaattaaatatcttaaaTCAAGGCTAAAGTGTTTGTTCTTGCACtgccaagattttttttcttaccaggCATGGTTTGTGTAAGAGCATTTCACCTGCTTCAAGCAAtgttttctcccccaaaaaaatctcagTAAGGGATAACCTGTTACGGAAATTTTATTACTGGTTATGAGTAATTTagctttaaataaaataaataaataaatgattctaAAGGTGTAAGTAGTATAAGTACACTAGTTTTAAAACATCGGTGGGGTTTTTGAGAGGCTTCAGTAaagataaaaagtctacacacccctgttaaaattCCAGGATtatgtgatattaaaaaaatgagaccaagataaatcattgcaaagctttttccaccattaatgtgacctgtaacctGTAAGTAAATTCTAAattttcaagtttttgtttgtttgtttgtttgtgtgttagttTTTGAGaggaaagcaaaaataaacatctgaaataatgtggttatTTCACACCCTCTTAGAACCAGGACTTCAGCCCtcgttccagctgaagaaaaactgcCCCAAAATATGTTTcggccaccaccatgcttcactgtagtcatggtgatgagcagtgttatGTTTGCGCCAAACCGTTTGGTATTTTGGCCAAAATGTTTATTcttggagtcactgatggtgtagtggtacactcgcctgactttggtgcgggcagcgtgggttcagttcccactcagtgatggggtgaatgtgagtgcgaatggttgtccatgtctatatgtgcccttcgactgactggcgaccagttcagggtgtagtccgcctttcgcccgaagtcagctggaataggctccagcgtcccgcgaccctaaccaggataagtggtgttgaaaatggatggatggatgtttattctTGGTTTCAATGGACCATagcaaaatctcccaaacgttTAGGAAAATGAATTAtagtccaatgaaaccaaggttgaactttatGACTTCCGATCAATTGAGTGAATCTCTCTCTGAATACGCTGACCGCATGTTTGAATGCCACAGTTGTATTGAGGAGAAGAACACTGCCCGGAAAAGTTTATGGCTTTAGCGCTACATCCCATATATGTTGTACTGCTTTAGATAGTTGAGACTGTGTCAACTGCATgaagtagtgcactccattttacATATGTTGTTTCAGTttcggcagcacggtggatgaatGAAGTTTGGGGTTTAAATCTCGGCTCTGGCCTCACTGtttggagtgtgcatgttctccagtATGGGtgcacattctaaaaacatgtttcttaggttcattgaaaactgcaaattgtccgtaggtgagaatggttgtttgtccataagtgccctgtgattggttgggataggctccagctcctctgcgatccttgtgaggataagtacTACAGAGAATTGATGGATGGTTATGTCAGTTCCGCGCAAGCAGCTGAATTATTAACGATCAATCTACTTTATTGGATCTaaggttgccatggcaatgacagagaGGATGTTCTCCTCATTACAAGCCAAAGTCCATCAGTTTAGGCATTGTAAGATAGAGGCTTCTGTTATTCCTGCCATAGAAGAAACAGTAGGCCTAATGGTTTGTTATTATAACTTATTCCATTAGTCTCCGCACTTATTTAGCTCACGGATTTGTGTGATTTAGCCTTGTGTACATTTCCACACAGGAGCACTACAGTGCCCCAAACCGCCGCCCTCTAAGGCGACGTTCAATCCGTTTCGGTGTAAACAGATGGCTTCGCTCAAACGGACCACGTCGCTATCCTGTTTAAAAGCATCCATTACATGAGCCCCTCCGCTTGTTTACGGCACACGGCAGGTCAGCGTGAGTGTGATTAGTCTGCACCACTCCAATGTCCAGCTAATCACCACTTGATGTCTTTTACTGAGCACAGTGAAGAGTCAAAAGCCCCCAACATGAAGTCATTCATTAACGAGATGTGCTTAAAATCACCTTgcagcaaatattttttaactctCAAAGATCTATCGCGTTCATTTACTTGTCAACATTACTGCTTACAAATTGTGACACGCATGGGATGACCTGGCAAGTCATTTGCTTTACATCCATTGAAATACAGTCACAaaatttatattaaatatttgccACACCAAATACTGCAGGGTGTATATAGTTTCAGTTACAACCTGTTCTGATCATTTTTTATGTGAGATTATACAAAGTACAATAAACGAGCGTGTACTGTGTAGAAACCATACGTTTTGCACtacgttaaaaaatatattgcttAATATGTCAATGTAACCATTAAAGAGGAATAAAATCATATATGGAATCTACAGTATGTTCACAGCATGTCATTCAAGTGAGTTGCTCTGAATGGTGATGACTTCGAACGtaatattggatttttttggtaTGATTTCCTATGATAAATTTGCATAAGTACACGTTATGtagtttaacagtaaaataTCGACTCATTTTCTACTTTAAACATGCTCATCATCCTACAGGTTAAACAAACTTCATGCCCGCTCTAAGGAGAACAGTGATCTTCAGTTTGACAATTTATAccagtaaaaaagtaaaaggtCCTCTGTAATGATAATTAGACGCAAAAGTACGTGTCACATTCATTCTGTTGCTACGCAAGTGCATTCTACTCATTTTGACTTTTACAGTATGGAATTGCTGCTTTTATGGGAACGGCATCCCTTGCGGGATAATTGAAGCTAAAATGAAATCATGGAGCAGAGCTCTTTGTAGTTTCCTGTAAGTTTTATTGCCAAACGCAATGCGGTCTGTCACGATCCACATAATGACGCATGTTAGTCCAGCCGTGACATTTAACCTTGTAAAAAGGCCATATGAAGATCATTTGAGTTCATGTCGACCTGAGAGAGTTTGACATGTTTCGTGTGCCCTCAGGgtcactgtcaaaaaaaaaaaaaaaaaaatggcaccgcCTTGTTTTTGAATGGACTTTAGAACCCTTCAGTTCTTTCTTctctgcctgtgtggagctgATTGGCAGTGTGCCATACAGAAGGCCCTGCACAATGGCCCTGCTCCCATTAAATCTGTGAAAGTTCCTTCCTAAGGCAAACATTGCCAGAAATAGTAATCTTGGCTCGAGCAGGAACCGTACAGAAGGGAGCAATAATTCTCGGTGTAATAATGGAACTCATTTGATTCTGTCCAGCCTCTGATCCTGCAAGAGCTGCGGTGCGGAGCGGCTCATTCAGTTTTTCCTCTGCCCGATATGAGACTTCCTGAAAAACGCACAACGAGCAATCAGGCCACAACAATGGGCTTCTGCATGTGACCGTCAGGTGTAGTGAGGACAGCGCCCACGGTGTGTACCCACGatgttgatgttgatgttttGACACTTCTTCTACTTCTACTGTGCTAGATCGGATTACAGCGAACCCCCaaggatacgttccagacctaCCCGCGTTAGGTGAAAATATAGAgaccatatttttaaaaaagtatggACATTCACCCCACCCATGcgcttcaaacacatttaaacttatgaaAATACACTTAATCTTCTtacaacacactttttaaaatattcctgAGTGCCTGCTCTCACTctttgaggaaataaaaagaagactGTCTCGcctgttctccaaataagaggcaaagcgtgcTTCCTTCAAGCTAGTTATTGGTCACTCACagcaaacaccaaaatgtttaaccaaacaatatacagtggtgccttgagatacgagtttattCATTCCGTAACCACACTCGTAGCTCAAATCAGTCCTATCTTAAATCATTATTTCCCCATTgacatgaatagaaatgccattaatccgttccagactcccgaaaaaaacattttctaatgtgttttaaggagaaaaaaacactctactgtattgcattttagaaaaacatacagcaatgacataattaaatagaactgcaaagaattaaacagtttttggtCCACTTTgtatcaattgaatggccattgtgctgctgcctgccttggccacctgtcGGCGTCATAAGAGGGACAGATGGATATAATAAACATGGATGTCTGCACAATATAGATGTCTCAGATTGCCACAGCTCCttacagaggataaataatatattattgtaattactgtggcggtacggtggacgactggttacagcgtcagcctcacagttctgaggacccgggttcaatccccggtcccgcctgtgtggagtttgtatcttctccccgtgcctgcgtgggtttcctcccacatcccaaaaacatgcatgcattggagactctaaattgcccgtaggcatgactgtgagtgcgaatggttgtttgttcctatttgccctgcgattggctggcaaccagttcagggtgtacccggcctcctgcccgatgatagctgggataggctccagcacgcccgcgaccctagtgaggagaagcggctcagaaaatggatggatggatggatgtaattacTGTTATATTGAATGTCTAAATGTGCTGCTGCGCCATTAAAGTTAAAATAGTAGTTGTTTAAAAGGTTATATATGTGTTTCCCATTCTGTGTTAGCATTATCATTAAGCTAGTGGAGTAAATgctaatttattttgttgtattaaatacaaatgtaattatccttgtttcatgtttagtttgggagtaaa encodes:
- the slc35f6 gene encoding solute carrier family 35 member F6, with protein sequence MAWTKYQLFLAGLMLITGSINTLSAKWADMFSAQGCHGDPEHAFSHPFVQAVGMFLGEFSCLGVFYILLCHDRRRPVPNMNPGQSFNPLLFFPPAMCDMLATSTMYVALNMTSASSFQMLRGAVIIFTGLLSVAFLGRRLLTSQWIGILITILGLVIVGLADFVSGHHDDSHKLSDVITGDLLIIMAQVIVAVQMVLEEKFVYKHDVHPLRAVGTEGFFGFFVLSLLLIPMYFIHVGEFSDNPRQVLEDALDAFCQIGFRPLIVLALLGNTVSIAFFNFAGISVTKEISATTRMVLDSLRTLVIWAVSLALGWEQFHGLQVLGFLVLLVGTALYNGLHRPVLARIPCCAGLAAAEEESSPVERERLLGDGRVQTPDES